Proteins co-encoded in one Gadus morhua chromosome 6, gadMor3.0, whole genome shotgun sequence genomic window:
- the LOC115545765 gene encoding forkhead box protein O1-like: MMEDGELDAHQVDIDSDFETQSRPRSCTWPAAPCQEGFPPPGGREVTGGGGGGGLPPLLSIKLEPEDVPACRGAGLACGTPGGDLQHPVCSSPVPPPGSEVHPCLAGAACDASGQLRKAKSSRRNAWGNQSYADLITRAIESTAEKRLTLSQIYDWMVRYVPYFKDKGDSNSSAGWKVRRRGNGKVARSIPGVSRSGANHSRPSDPLSPSVAPHRPQLAPCRPWLASRRPLACLQVDLPPFSSRDASSQR; encoded by the exons ATGATGGAGGACGGTGAACTAGACGCGCATCAGGTTGATATCGACTCGGATTTCGAGACGCAAAGTCGGCCTCGCTCGTGCACCTGGCCCGCCGCTCCGTGCCAGGAGGGCTTTCCTCCTCCCGGTGGGCGCGAGGtcaccggcggcggcggcggcgggggtctGCCGCCGCTGCTCAGCATCAAGCTGGAGCCCGAGGACGTCCCCGCGTGCCGAGGAGCGGGGCTCGCTTGCGGGACGCCGGGAGGAGACCTACAGCATCCGGTCTGCTCCTCCCCGGTGCCTCCCCCCGGTTCCGAGGTGCACCCGTGCCTGGCGGGCGCCGCGTGCGACGCGTCCGGCCAGCTGCGTAAAGCCAAGTCGTCCCGGCGGAACGCGTGGGGGAACCAGTCGTACGCGGACCTCATCACGCGCGCCATCGAGAGCACCGCGGAGAAGCGGCTGACGCTTTCGCAGATCTACGACTGGATGGTGCGCTACGTGCCCTACTTCAAGGATAAGGGGGACAGCAACAGCTCCGCCGGATGGAAGGTAAGACGGCGTGGTAACGGGAAGGTTGCCCGTTCGATCCCCGGAGTGTCGAG GTCCGGCGCTAATCACAGCCGCCCGAGTGACCCTCTAAGCCCGTCTGTGGCCCCACACCGGCCTCAGCTGGCCCCGTGCCGGCCCTGGCTGGCCTCACGCCGCCCTCTAGCGTGTCTGCAGGTAGACTTACCTCCGTTCTCCTCGCGGGACGCTAGCTCCCAGCGCTAG
- the med18 gene encoding mediator of RNA polymerase II transcription subunit 18, with the protein MEAPPVSVMPVTGGSINMMEYLLQGSVLDQALESLLHRLRGLCDNMEPETFTDHELVYLLKGQQGNPFILRARHSLSHPAAPWHLRYLGQPEVGDKSRHALVRNCLDVSASHSLPDVLNEMGFRMDHEFVANGHVFRRGALKVVVSKLSRVLVPGNTENTERLSLSYLVELSVLAPAGQDTVSEDMRSFAEQLKPLVHLEKIDPSKQRH; encoded by the exons ATGGAGGCTCCTCCGGTCAGCGTCATGCCCGTCACCGGGGGCTCCATCAACATGATGGAGTATCTGCTGCAAG gcaGCGTCCTGGACCAGGCGCTGGAGAGCCTCCTCCACCGGCTGCGGGGGCTGTGCGACAACATGGAGCCGGAGACCTTCACGGACCACGAGCTGGTCTACCTGCTGAAGGGCCAGCAGGGCAACCCCTTCATCCTGCGGGCGCGCCACTCCCTGTCGCACCCGGCCGCGCCCTGGCACCTGCGCTACCTGGGCCAGCCCGAGGTGGGCGACAAGAGCCGGCACGCGCTGGTCCGCAACTGCCTGGACGTGTCGGCGTCGCACAGCCTGCCCGACGTCCTGAACGAGATGGGCTTCCGCATGGACCACGAGTTCGTGGCCAACGGGCACGTGTTCCGCCGCGGCGCGCTGAAGGTGGTCGTGAGCAAGCTGTCGCGCGTGCTGGTGCCGGGCAACACGGAGAACACGGAGCGCCTCTCGCTGTCCTACCTGGTGGAGCTCAGCGTGCTGGCGCCCGCCGGCCAGGACACGGTGTCGGAGGACATGCGCAGCTTCGCCGAGCAGCTCAAGCCCCTGGTGCACCTGGAGAAGATCGACCCCAGCAAGCAGAGGCACTga